The following is a genomic window from Paenibacillus sp. FSL R5-0766.
ATCATATAAGCTTCTTAACGAGCACGGAAGTTACCGGGTTAATGGCATCAGAAGATGAGCGTTCGATTACAGGCGTGTATACCAAAATAAGAGGTAGGGATAACCGGGAAGAAATGCTTGCAGCAGATATGGTTATTGATGCCGCGGGGCGTTCTTCCAAATTGATCAGACGGCTTGAACAGATAGGGTTGTCCGTGCCTGAGCCGGAAGTGCTGAAGGTGTCTCTTGGTTACAGCACCCGCTATTATAAAATACCATCCTCTATTCAAAATGACTGGGGAACGGTGATAACAGAGTCCGATCCTGTAAAAGCAATTCGTGCAGGCATGTTGTGGCGAATTGAAAATGATATCGCTGGACTGTTACTGTTCAACGCAGGAGGAGATGAATATCCTTCAACCCATCCGGATGAGTTCCAAGAGCAAATCAAACATCTGTTTGCTTCGGATGAAATCGTAGCGTTGGCAGACCAGCTGGAGCCTTTTCAAGGGCCTCGTGGATACCGTATTTCCGAGTCTGTTCGTCAACATTTTGAACTGATGGAGAATTGGCCCTCCGGATTACTTGTCCTTGGCGATGCATTTTGCAGCTTCGATCCGATCCATGGTCAAGGCATGACGGTCGCTGCAATTGAAGCCGAGACCATAGGAAAATGTTTGGATGAGCAGCGAATGCATCCTGAGCCGCAGTTTGAGCGCCAAGTGTTGCTTCGTATGCAGCAGGCTATTGAACCGGCCTGGTGGCTTAGTTCTGTGGCTGATCTGCGTTGGAAAGGGGTCGAACATGTTGGGCCTTCCCGAATGAAAGGGGTTGCGTTTGCTCAGAAGTATATAAACTTGTTTACTAAGCAGGCGATGAAAAAGGCGAGTCAGGAAAATAATAAACATCTCTTTTTTACCCAGTTCCTGATGAATGCTCTAATCCTTCCTCCAAGTGAATACTTTAAGGGTGAAATCCTGAACATGATCCTGAACGACAATGGTTCCGAAGAAGAAATGGAGTTAAGAGCGGAGCTTGGTGTCCAAGATCCGGAGCTGTTTCAGCAAAGAATAGATGAGATCATTCCGTCATTTCAACTGGAATTTGATGGGCAAATCAAAAAACTGCTGGAGTCTTTCCAGCATGCCATGAGCAAGTAAGATAATAATTCGAGGTGCGTGAAAGTCAGCGCATTGTTGCTCTCAAAACATAAAAAATAAGAGAGAAATATACCTAATATAATCGTTTAAACAGGATAATGAACATATTTTTAAAATCAAAAAAACAGCCCAGTCGGCGAAATTCGCCGACTGGGCTGTTCGTTGATCTTAATTACTCTGCGTTCAGCACAAACTTCTCAATAACCTCTTTTACACCATCTTCGTTATTACTTGCCGTAATGTAGTCTGCCAGCTCTTTCAGGGCAGGGATGGCATTCCCCATCGCTACACCAAGACCAGCAACTTCGAGCATCTCATGGTCGTTCCAGGAGTCGCCGATGGCAATACACTCGCTGAGCTGGTGACCGAAATGGTCAGCCAGGAAGGTCAGGGCATGACCTTTAGTTCCTTCATTGTGCATGATTTCCAGGAAGTAAGGTTTGGACTTTGTGATGTGCACTTGTGGTCCGAGCAATTCACGCAGGTCAACGGCAACCTTATCCAAGTAGTCTGGCTCATCGATAATAAGCAGCTTCGGTGTCTTTTGTTCGATGACTTTGATGAAATCAGATTCGATGTAATATTGGGTGCCGTTTAATTTGGCATAATCACGCAGCTTGTCGTTTTCCTCACGGGCATACAACTTGTCGTCAATGTATGTTTGAAGGTGGAGATTGTTCTCCAGGCAGTAATCATACAATTTGCGGGAAGCTTCCTG
Proteins encoded in this region:
- a CDS encoding FAD-dependent monooxygenase gives rise to the protein MSDMKKAVVIGAGIAGLITARMLSDYYDEVCIIERDELPSEPANRQGVPQSFHPHRVLPRGGLILEHYFPGYNDELVALGAIPSQEEKFMIANRYGTLVNKANAASSFKIASSSRALLEWVLRQRVQSIDHISFLTSTEVTGLMASEDERSITGVYTKIRGRDNREEMLAADMVIDAAGRSSKLIRRLEQIGLSVPEPEVLKVSLGYSTRYYKIPSSIQNDWGTVITESDPVKAIRAGMLWRIENDIAGLLLFNAGGDEYPSTHPDEFQEQIKHLFASDEIVALADQLEPFQGPRGYRISESVRQHFELMENWPSGLLVLGDAFCSFDPIHGQGMTVAAIEAETIGKCLDEQRMHPEPQFERQVLLRMQQAIEPAWWLSSVADLRWKGVEHVGPSRMKGVAFAQKYINLFTKQAMKKASQENNKHLFFTQFLMNALILPPSEYFKGEILNMILNDNGSEEEMELRAELGVQDPELFQQRIDEIIPSFQLEFDGQIKKLLESFQHAMSK
- a CDS encoding Cof-type HAD-IIB family hydrolase, which codes for MSYKLIAIDIDDTLINDNKEVTPATQTALEQAVAHGVTVTLATGRAYASAQALARQTGLNVPIITYQGALVKNLLDEKVLYERYVPQEASRKLYDYCLENNLHLQTYIDDKLYAREENDKLRDYAKLNGTQYYIESDFIKVIEQKTPKLLIIDEPDYLDKVAVDLRELLGPQVHITKSKPYFLEIMHNEGTKGHALTFLADHFGHQLSECIAIGDSWNDHEMLEVAGLGVAMGNAIPALKELADYITASNNEDGVKEVIEKFVLNAE